Proteins encoded within one genomic window of Bombus vancouverensis nearcticus chromosome 4, iyBomVanc1_principal, whole genome shotgun sequence:
- the Npc1a gene encoding Niemann-Pick type C-1a isoform X1 encodes MYWFYVFYRGHRRTLTDASMSRLNVIIFVLGAWNLINAVSATQDGQCIWYGECYADIYMHKKNCPYTGPPKLLDNEGQKLLAKNCPHLMIDSGNGINTCCDTNQLKTMDQNIKLASNFLNRCPSCLDNLVKHFCEFTCSPVQSKFINVTEIQTEKNVKYVNGIDIYITNKYMEGTFNSCNKVSVPSTGQLAMDLMCGIWGASRCTTLKWFHYMGDAANNQYVPFQITYKNTDEPVGSFIPVDPKITPCNKALNKNTPACSCVDCEASCPVPPSPPPLPTPFTIFGYDGYAVMMIITFVCGSALFILSIVCFNNRKQIVARGEEVGRQVGRRLAAGLHHPGDGARIALAADQEDSPLQSKRSSVISADDLPSGFDDEEQSTFIEKLGAGTDKLLAEFFCWWGTACASRPWFVLFVGFLFIISLGHGIKYIHVTTDPVELWAAPQSRSRIEKEYFDQHFEPFYRTEQIIITSIGLPNIVHNTSNGPVIFGPVFNDTFLKTVYKLQEEIKKITTPNNFTLANICFAPLTSPFTGPPTVSQCVIQSIWGYWQDSVEAFDYTTVDDDNFTVNYLDHFRVCSQNAYNPECLAPYGGPVEPAIAVGGFLSPGQDLQNPSYEKATAVILSILVNNYHNKSKLHPAMEWEMSYVKFMKNWIATKKPAFMDIAFTSERSIEDELNRESQSDVLTILVSYIIMFAYIAISLGQIKNCSRLLIDSKITLGLGGVLLVLASVVCSVGLFGFVGIPATLIIIEVIPFLVLAVGVDNIFILVQTHQRESRRPNESIPEHIGRILGQVGPSMLLTSVSESCCFFLGGLSDMPAVKAFALYAGMALLVDFVLQVTCFVSLLALDTVRQANNKLDVCCFIRGSKKDDGEEVVNGILYKLFKVVYVPLLLKKWVRAFVMIVFFGWICSSIAVVPHIEIGLDQELSMPEDSFVLKYFKFLNSYLSIGPPMYFVVKEGLNYSNKDIQNLVCGGQYCNNDSVSTQIFIASKQSNRTYIAKPASSWLDDYIDWSQLSMCCKYFVSNDSFCPHTGSSKYCSSCNITTNNIGRPIPTDFERYVSFFLQDNPDEMCAKAGHAAYGHGVNYVTDLETGLSKVGASYFMAYHTILKTSADYYESMRAARAISANITETINNYLRSIGDSSTVEVFPYSIFYVFYEQYLTMWPDTLYSIGISLFAIFVVTFLLMGLDIFSSVIVVITIMMIVVNIGGLMYWWHITLNAVSLVNLVMAVGIAVEFCSHLVHSFSVSVKTTRVERVADALTNMGSSIFSGITLTKFGGIIVLGFARSQIFKVFYFRMYLGIVLFGAAHGLIFLPVLLSYIGVMSRRGRRKAHECASRARNESRSQVCGPDSPLLQNDNNQYPTTSYASVNSIEQLHQVTF; translated from the exons GTATCTGCAACACAAGATGGTCAGTGTATTTGGTATGGAGAATGTTACGCAGACATATATATGCACAAAAAGAATTGCCCTTATACAGGACCACCTAAGTTATTGGATAACGAAGGTCAAAAACTATTGGCTAAAAATTGTCCTCATTTAATGATTGATTCTGGAAATGGGATTAATACCTGCTGCGATACAAATCAGTTAAAAACAATGGATCAAAATATTAAGCTAGCATCTAATTTTTTAAACAGATGTCCTAGCTGTTTGGATAATTTAGTAAAGCATTTCTGTGAATTTACTTGTAGCCCAGTACAAAGCAAGTTTATCAACGTTACAGAAATACAAACAGAGAAAA atgtAAAATATGTCAATggcatagatatatatataacaaataagtATATGGAAGGTACATTTAATTCTTGTAACAAAGTATCAGTACCTAGCACTGGACAATTAGCAATGGATTTAATGTGTGGCATATGGGGAGCTAGTAGATGTACCACATTAAAATGGTTCCATTATATGGGTGATGCAGCAAATAATCAATATGTACCATTTCAAATTACATATAAAAATACTGATGAACCTGTAGGTTCATTTATTCCTGTAGACCCTAAAATTACTCCTTGTAATAAAGCAttaaat AAAAATACTCCAGCATGCAGTTGTGTAGACTGCGAAGCCAGTTGCCCAGTACCACCATCACCACCTCCCTTACCAACACCTTTCACCATTTTTGGCTATGATGGCTATGCTGTAATGATGATCATTACTTTTGTGTGTGGTTCAGCTCTTTTCATCTTATCCATTGTATGCTTCAATAATAGAAAACAAATTG TTGCACGAGGTGAGGAAGTAGGAAGGCAGGTGGGTAGACGCCTAGCCGCAGGGTTACACCACCCAGGAGATGGTGCTCGTATTGCTCTCGCCGCAGACCAAGAAGACAGCCCACTTCAATCTAAACGTTCCA GTGTGATATCTGCAGATGATTTGCCGAGCGGATTCGACGATGAAGAACAATCAACATTCATCGAAAAATTAGGTGCAGGCACCGACAAACTGTTAGCAGAATTCTTTTGTTGGTGGGGTACAG caTGCGCATCACGACCGTGGTTTGTCCTTTTCGTTGGTTTCTTATTTATCATTAGTTTGGGACatggaataaaatatatacatgttACCACTGATCCAGTTGAATTATGGGCTGCTCCACAATCTCGATCACGAATTGAAAAAGAATATTTCGATCAACATTTTGAACCATTCTATAGAACTGAACAAATAATTATAACATCAATTGGTTTGCCGAAC ATTGTACATAATACATCCAATGGTCCAGTTATCTTTGGTCCTGTATTTAATGATACCTTCCTCAAAACTGTTTACAAAttacaagaagaaataaagaagATAACAACTCCAAATAATTTTACTTTAGCAAACATATGTTTTGCTCCATTAACCAGTCCGTTTACGGGACCGCCAACAGTATCACAATGTGTCATTCAAAGTATTTGGGGATATTGGCAAGACAGTGTAGAAGCTTTCGATTACACTACTGTAGATGATGATAATTTTACAGTAAATTATTTAGATCACTTCAGAGTTTGTTCGCA aaATGCATATAATCCTGAATGTCTGGCACCTTATGGTGGTCCTGTGGAACCAGCAATTGCAGTTGGGGGATTTTTATCACCAGGTCAAGATCTCCAGAATCCTTCATATGAGAAAGCCACAGCAGTAATTTTATCTATACTAGTAAATAATTATCATAATAAATCCAAGTTACATCCAGCAATGGAATGGGAAATGAG TTACGtcaaatttatgaaaaattggaTAGCGACAAAGAAACCAGCATTTATGGATATTGCTTTTACCTCAGAACGTTCAATAGAGGATGAATTGAATCGTGAATCTCAATCAGATGTTTTAACTATTCTTGTctcatatattattatgtttGCATATATTGCGATTTCTCTTGGGCAGATAAAAAATTGCAGTCGACTTTTg ATCGATTCTAAAATTACTCTTGGCCTTGGTGGTGTACTTTTGGTATTGGCCTCTGTTGTTTGTTCTGTCGGTTTATTTGGTTTTGTTGGCATTCCGGCTACGCTCATTATTATTGAAGTCATACCATTCCTTGTCCTTGCTGTTGGAGTAGACAATATTTTCATACTTGTCCAAACACATCAAAGGGAAAGCCGTCGTCCTAATGAATCAATACCTGAACATATCGGTCGTATTCTCGGCCAAGTGGGACCAAGCATGTTACTTACCAGTGTGTCAGAAAGTTGTTGTTTCTTCCTTG GTGGATTATCTGATATGCCTGCCGTTAAAGCTTTTGCTCTATATGCCGGTATGGCATTATTGGTAGATTTTGTGCTACAAGTAACCTGTTTTGTTAGCTTATTAGCACTGGATACTGTTCGTCAAGCA aacAATAAACTTGATGTATGTTGTTTTATTCGTGGATCGAAGAAAGACGACGGGGAGGAAGTAGTAAACGGAATTTTGTATAAACTTTTCAAAGTTGTGTATGTTCCACTATTGTTGAAAAAATGGGTGCGTGCATTTGTTATGATAGTATTTTTTGGATGGATTTGTTCAAGCATTGCGGTTGTTCCGCACATTGAAATTGGTCTAGATCAGGAACTTTCTATGCCTGAAGATAGTTTCgtcttgaaatatttcaaa TTTTTAAATAGTTACTTATCTATTGGACCACCAATGTACTTTGTTGTAAAAGaaggattaaattattctaACAAAGATATACAGAATCTTGTATGTGGCGGTCAATATTGTAATAACGATTCGGTATCGACTCAAATATTTATAGCATCAAAACAATCAAATAG GACATACATAGCAAAACCTGCATCATCATGGCTAGATGATTATATCGACTGGTCTCAATTGTCGATGTGTTGcaaatattttgtttcaaatGATTCTTTCTGTCCGCATACAG gaTCTAGTAAATATTGCTCTTCGTGTAATATCACCACAAATAATATTGGAAGACCTATACCAACAGACTTTGAACGATATGTATCATTTTTCTTGCAAGATAATCCTGATGAAATGTGCGCTAAAGCAGGTCATGCTGCTTATGGTCACGGTGTTAACTATGTTACTGACCTTGAAACAGGCCTGTCGAAAGTCGGGGCGTCCTATTTTATGGCTTACCATACTATATTAAAAACATCCGCCGATTATTACGAATCGATGAGAGCTGCAAGAGCTATATCAGCAAATATAACAGAGACGATTAACAACTATTTAAGAAGTATCGGTGACAGTTCAACCGTTGAGGTGTTTCCATACAGcatattttatgttttttacGAGCAGTACTTAACAATGTGGCCGgacacgttatatagtataggGATATCCTTATTTGCTATCTTCGTGGTAACTTTCCTTTTGATGGGTTTGGACATATTTTCCTCTGTTATTGTTGTAATTACCATTATGATGATTGTCGTTAATATTGGTGGTTTAATGTATTGGTGGCACATAACATTAAATGCAGTATCCCTCGTTAATCTTGTTATG GCTGTTGGAATTGCCGTTGAATTTTGCAGTCATTTAGTACACTCCTTCTCAGTATCAGTAAAAACAACACGTGTTGAAAGGGTTGCTGATGCATTGACGAATATGGGAAGTTCAATTTTTAGCGGTATCACTCTTACAAAGTTTGGTGGAATTATAGTACTCGGTTTTGCTAGAAGCCAAATCTTTAAG GTATTCTACTTCAGAATGTACCTGGGTATTGTGTTGTTTGGGGCTGCACATGGTCTAATATTCCTGCCAGTATTATTAAGTTACATTG GCGTGATGTCGCGCCGAGGGCGTAGAAAAGCCCACGAATGTGCCAGCAGGGCTAGAAACGAATCTAGGAGTCAAGTGTGTGGGCCTGACTCTCCTTTACTCCAAAATGACAACAATCAGTACCCAACCACTTCCTACGCCAGTGTGAACTCCATAGAGCAGTTACATCAAGTGACTTTTTAG
- the Npc1a gene encoding Niemann-Pick type C-1a isoform X5: MYWFYVFYRGHRRTLTDASMSRLNVIIFVLGAWNLINAVSATQDGQCIWYGECYADIYMHKKNCPYTGPPKLLDNEGQKLLAKNCPHLMIDSGNGINTCCDTNQLKTMDQNIKLASNFLNRCPSCLDNLVKHFCEFTCSPVQSKFINVTEIQTEKNVKYVNGIDIYITNKYMEGTFNSCNKVSVPSTGQLAMDLMCGIWGASRCTTLKWFHYMGDAANNQYVPFQITYKNTDEPVGSFIPVDPKITPCNKALNKNTPACSCVDCEASCPVPPSPPPLPTPFTIFGYDGYAVMMIITFVCGSALFILSIVCFNNRKQIGVISADDLPSGFDDEEQSTFIEKLGAGTDKLLAEFFCWWGTACASRPWFVLFVGFLFIISLGHGIKYIHVTTDPVELWAAPQSRSRIEKEYFDQHFEPFYRTEQIIITSIGLPNIVHNTSNGPVIFGPVFNDTFLKTVYKLQEEIKKITTPNNFTLANICFAPLTSPFTGPPTVSQCVIQSIWGYWQDSVEAFDYTTVDDDNFTVNYLDHFRVCSQNAYNPECLAPYGGPVEPAIAVGGFLSPGQDLQNPSYEKATAVILSILVNNYHNKSKLHPAMEWEMSYVKFMKNWIATKKPAFMDIAFTSERSIEDELNRESQSDVLTILVSYIIMFAYIAISLGQIKNCSRLLIDSKITLGLGGVLLVLASVVCSVGLFGFVGIPATLIIIEVIPFLVLAVGVDNIFILVQTHQRESRRPNESIPEHIGRILGQVGPSMLLTSVSESCCFFLGGLSDMPAVKAFALYAGMALLVDFVLQVTCFVSLLALDTVRQANNKLDVCCFIRGSKKDDGEEVVNGILYKLFKVVYVPLLLKKWVRAFVMIVFFGWICSSIAVVPHIEIGLDQELSMPEDSFVLKYFKFLNSYLSIGPPMYFVVKEGLNYSNKDIQNLVCGGQYCNNDSVSTQIFIASKQSNRTYIAKPASSWLDDYIDWSQLSMCCKYFVSNDSFCPHTGSSKYCSSCNITTNNIGRPIPTDFERYVSFFLQDNPDEMCAKAGHAAYGHGVNYVTDLETGLSKVGASYFMAYHTILKTSADYYESMRAARAISANITETINNYLRSIGDSSTVEVFPYSIFYVFYEQYLTMWPDTLYSIGISLFAIFVVTFLLMGLDIFSSVIVVITIMMIVVNIGGLMYWWHITLNAVSLVNLVMAVGIAVEFCSHLVHSFSVSVKTTRVERVADALTNMGSSIFSGITLTKFGGIIVLGFARSQIFKVFYFRMYLGIVLFGAAHGLIFLPVLLSYIGVMSRRGRRKAHECASRARNESRSQVCGPDSPLLQNDNNQYPTTSYASVNSIEQLHQVTF, encoded by the exons GTATCTGCAACACAAGATGGTCAGTGTATTTGGTATGGAGAATGTTACGCAGACATATATATGCACAAAAAGAATTGCCCTTATACAGGACCACCTAAGTTATTGGATAACGAAGGTCAAAAACTATTGGCTAAAAATTGTCCTCATTTAATGATTGATTCTGGAAATGGGATTAATACCTGCTGCGATACAAATCAGTTAAAAACAATGGATCAAAATATTAAGCTAGCATCTAATTTTTTAAACAGATGTCCTAGCTGTTTGGATAATTTAGTAAAGCATTTCTGTGAATTTACTTGTAGCCCAGTACAAAGCAAGTTTATCAACGTTACAGAAATACAAACAGAGAAAA atgtAAAATATGTCAATggcatagatatatatataacaaataagtATATGGAAGGTACATTTAATTCTTGTAACAAAGTATCAGTACCTAGCACTGGACAATTAGCAATGGATTTAATGTGTGGCATATGGGGAGCTAGTAGATGTACCACATTAAAATGGTTCCATTATATGGGTGATGCAGCAAATAATCAATATGTACCATTTCAAATTACATATAAAAATACTGATGAACCTGTAGGTTCATTTATTCCTGTAGACCCTAAAATTACTCCTTGTAATAAAGCAttaaat AAAAATACTCCAGCATGCAGTTGTGTAGACTGCGAAGCCAGTTGCCCAGTACCACCATCACCACCTCCCTTACCAACACCTTTCACCATTTTTGGCTATGATGGCTATGCTGTAATGATGATCATTACTTTTGTGTGTGGTTCAGCTCTTTTCATCTTATCCATTGTATGCTTCAATAATAGAAAACAAATTG GTGTGATATCTGCAGATGATTTGCCGAGCGGATTCGACGATGAAGAACAATCAACATTCATCGAAAAATTAGGTGCAGGCACCGACAAACTGTTAGCAGAATTCTTTTGTTGGTGGGGTACAG caTGCGCATCACGACCGTGGTTTGTCCTTTTCGTTGGTTTCTTATTTATCATTAGTTTGGGACatggaataaaatatatacatgttACCACTGATCCAGTTGAATTATGGGCTGCTCCACAATCTCGATCACGAATTGAAAAAGAATATTTCGATCAACATTTTGAACCATTCTATAGAACTGAACAAATAATTATAACATCAATTGGTTTGCCGAAC ATTGTACATAATACATCCAATGGTCCAGTTATCTTTGGTCCTGTATTTAATGATACCTTCCTCAAAACTGTTTACAAAttacaagaagaaataaagaagATAACAACTCCAAATAATTTTACTTTAGCAAACATATGTTTTGCTCCATTAACCAGTCCGTTTACGGGACCGCCAACAGTATCACAATGTGTCATTCAAAGTATTTGGGGATATTGGCAAGACAGTGTAGAAGCTTTCGATTACACTACTGTAGATGATGATAATTTTACAGTAAATTATTTAGATCACTTCAGAGTTTGTTCGCA aaATGCATATAATCCTGAATGTCTGGCACCTTATGGTGGTCCTGTGGAACCAGCAATTGCAGTTGGGGGATTTTTATCACCAGGTCAAGATCTCCAGAATCCTTCATATGAGAAAGCCACAGCAGTAATTTTATCTATACTAGTAAATAATTATCATAATAAATCCAAGTTACATCCAGCAATGGAATGGGAAATGAG TTACGtcaaatttatgaaaaattggaTAGCGACAAAGAAACCAGCATTTATGGATATTGCTTTTACCTCAGAACGTTCAATAGAGGATGAATTGAATCGTGAATCTCAATCAGATGTTTTAACTATTCTTGTctcatatattattatgtttGCATATATTGCGATTTCTCTTGGGCAGATAAAAAATTGCAGTCGACTTTTg ATCGATTCTAAAATTACTCTTGGCCTTGGTGGTGTACTTTTGGTATTGGCCTCTGTTGTTTGTTCTGTCGGTTTATTTGGTTTTGTTGGCATTCCGGCTACGCTCATTATTATTGAAGTCATACCATTCCTTGTCCTTGCTGTTGGAGTAGACAATATTTTCATACTTGTCCAAACACATCAAAGGGAAAGCCGTCGTCCTAATGAATCAATACCTGAACATATCGGTCGTATTCTCGGCCAAGTGGGACCAAGCATGTTACTTACCAGTGTGTCAGAAAGTTGTTGTTTCTTCCTTG GTGGATTATCTGATATGCCTGCCGTTAAAGCTTTTGCTCTATATGCCGGTATGGCATTATTGGTAGATTTTGTGCTACAAGTAACCTGTTTTGTTAGCTTATTAGCACTGGATACTGTTCGTCAAGCA aacAATAAACTTGATGTATGTTGTTTTATTCGTGGATCGAAGAAAGACGACGGGGAGGAAGTAGTAAACGGAATTTTGTATAAACTTTTCAAAGTTGTGTATGTTCCACTATTGTTGAAAAAATGGGTGCGTGCATTTGTTATGATAGTATTTTTTGGATGGATTTGTTCAAGCATTGCGGTTGTTCCGCACATTGAAATTGGTCTAGATCAGGAACTTTCTATGCCTGAAGATAGTTTCgtcttgaaatatttcaaa TTTTTAAATAGTTACTTATCTATTGGACCACCAATGTACTTTGTTGTAAAAGaaggattaaattattctaACAAAGATATACAGAATCTTGTATGTGGCGGTCAATATTGTAATAACGATTCGGTATCGACTCAAATATTTATAGCATCAAAACAATCAAATAG GACATACATAGCAAAACCTGCATCATCATGGCTAGATGATTATATCGACTGGTCTCAATTGTCGATGTGTTGcaaatattttgtttcaaatGATTCTTTCTGTCCGCATACAG gaTCTAGTAAATATTGCTCTTCGTGTAATATCACCACAAATAATATTGGAAGACCTATACCAACAGACTTTGAACGATATGTATCATTTTTCTTGCAAGATAATCCTGATGAAATGTGCGCTAAAGCAGGTCATGCTGCTTATGGTCACGGTGTTAACTATGTTACTGACCTTGAAACAGGCCTGTCGAAAGTCGGGGCGTCCTATTTTATGGCTTACCATACTATATTAAAAACATCCGCCGATTATTACGAATCGATGAGAGCTGCAAGAGCTATATCAGCAAATATAACAGAGACGATTAACAACTATTTAAGAAGTATCGGTGACAGTTCAACCGTTGAGGTGTTTCCATACAGcatattttatgttttttacGAGCAGTACTTAACAATGTGGCCGgacacgttatatagtataggGATATCCTTATTTGCTATCTTCGTGGTAACTTTCCTTTTGATGGGTTTGGACATATTTTCCTCTGTTATTGTTGTAATTACCATTATGATGATTGTCGTTAATATTGGTGGTTTAATGTATTGGTGGCACATAACATTAAATGCAGTATCCCTCGTTAATCTTGTTATG GCTGTTGGAATTGCCGTTGAATTTTGCAGTCATTTAGTACACTCCTTCTCAGTATCAGTAAAAACAACACGTGTTGAAAGGGTTGCTGATGCATTGACGAATATGGGAAGTTCAATTTTTAGCGGTATCACTCTTACAAAGTTTGGTGGAATTATAGTACTCGGTTTTGCTAGAAGCCAAATCTTTAAG GTATTCTACTTCAGAATGTACCTGGGTATTGTGTTGTTTGGGGCTGCACATGGTCTAATATTCCTGCCAGTATTATTAAGTTACATTG GCGTGATGTCGCGCCGAGGGCGTAGAAAAGCCCACGAATGTGCCAGCAGGGCTAGAAACGAATCTAGGAGTCAAGTGTGTGGGCCTGACTCTCCTTTACTCCAAAATGACAACAATCAGTACCCAACCACTTCCTACGCCAGTGTGAACTCCATAGAGCAGTTACATCAAGTGACTTTTTAG